GATCCAAGTTTCGTTACGCAGAAATCTCGAAGAGTTGGCGTGGCAGCTTCGTGAACGATTCGCCGCCGGCATCAGTCACGCGAAACGTTTCGCTGATGACATAACCAACATCTTCACCGATCCAGTTTCCCAGCATAAGGTGGAACGTCATGTTTGGCTTCAGAACGGTCATGTCGCCTTCCTTCAGGCTTGCCGTCGGTTCTGTCCAATCAATCCCGACAGCGTACCCACAACGCGACTCCTTCTCGAAACCATGCTTCTTGAGTGTGGTGTTGAAAGCGGCTGCCACATCGCTGCATGTACTGCCGGTCTTGGCGGCATCCAGTGCGGCTTCCAAGCCTGCCACCTCTCCTTCGTGCAACCGACGTATTTGATCTGACGGCTTGCCGATGGACATGGTGCGCATCAATGGAGACGTATAGCCATGGCGCACCCCGGAAAATTCGAGATTAATTTGTGAGCCCTCTTGGAAGGCGTCCTCGGTCCAACGAATGTGACACGTGGACGTTCGGGGCGTAGCGCACAGAAAGAAGCCGGCGAGGTCCGTTCCGGGCCTGCCGTTAGCGCCACGCACAAGCGTCGCAATGATTTCCGCAGACGCATCTGCTTCGCGCACGCGCGGGCGGATTACCTCCTTTGCTTTGAGCATCCCGGCATCGGAAATAGCGGCGGCTTCTCGCATCATTGCAATTTCCAGATCAGATTTCACGCCCCGGATCCAGGTGACCGCGTTGGTGCAATCAACGACTTTCGCATCTAATCGCGATCTGAACTTCTCCACCGTCACAGCCGGCAGAAACTTCGCTTCAAGGCCGATATTTTTGCGGCCGATCCCCTTGTCCAAGAGGAAATCGATTATTGCATCATATCCATCGCGGTCAGGATTAGCGATGAGCGCTTCAG
The DNA window shown above is from Bradyrhizobium sp. CB1650 and carries:
- a CDS encoding Xaa-Pro peptidase family protein — its product is MTIPKAAQVFPRSEYLRRLSSVKSEMERREIESLVLTVPANITYLSGYTSKSGYVPQGLVVSIDDEEPTFITRRQDAPAALHQMFVDRSRVIGYPEALIANPDRDGYDAIIDFLLDKGIGRKNIGLEAKFLPAVTVEKFRSRLDAKVVDCTNAVTWIRGVKSDLEIAMMREAAAISDAGMLKAKEVIRPRVREADASAEIIATLVRGANGRPGTDLAGFFLCATPRTSTCHIRWTEDAFQEGSQINLEFSGVRHGYTSPLMRTMSIGKPSDQIRRLHEGEVAGLEAALDAAKTGSTCSDVAAAFNTTLKKHGFEKESRCGYAVGIDWTEPTASLKEGDMTVLKPNMTFHLMLGNWIGEDVGYVISETFRVTDAGGESFTKLPRQLFEISA